Below is a genomic region from Sander vitreus isolate 19-12246 chromosome 15, sanVit1, whole genome shotgun sequence.
AATCGGGAAATATCCAGGATAAAGTATGGTGAGTGCCTATTGATACACTATCTCATCCCACTGACTCTGGCTTTGTGGAGGATATCAACGATAATAGAGTCACTGGCATAATTGTAATAGAAGGGAAACCCCCATAGGCCTTttccacagaagacattttgacttagCACTGTAGGAaggcacaggtgtaaataaagtaacaaatgatggctgaattctgTTAAGCTGCTTTGGTTTTATAGTCTTGGTAGcctattgtgcatgctgactctgCCACTCTCACTGGAACACCTGAATAGAATGGAAAatgagtcaaaatgtctgctgtgaaaaattaTATTTCACTACTGCAGAGTAGATTATATCCTGTGACTATGGGAACATTGAAAAGTCACTGAGTccaatttattttgcattttaactTGATGGGACCACTTTTCAGATCTCTTCCTAAAAATTCCTCACATTTTCCTCATAAGGATCATTACTGCCTTCTGCTGGATGGAGTCTGAATATGGTAGTGCATTCTGTACTTTATAGCCAGGTAATGTCACAGGACAGATACATATCTATAATCTCAGGGGGTGTTGCAACTCCAACCCTTCAGATGCAAGAATCAAAAGCCTGACTCCAACAATTTATAATTAAGTCATAATAAAGCTGAGAAGAATACGACCTATAAGGGAAATAACCAGACAATTAAGTACATTCATGAATGGGCTTTATGCATCATTTTACTTATAACACATAATTAACAGACACAATACATATATAGACTAACAAGCAGTAGGGAGACATGTCTCAATAATCATAGAAGATAAAAAGGAATTGTGCTTTTGAGGGCAGTAGGCTATATCTAATCTCCACGTAGCCTATATTTACAACCTTTGAGGGGCCTAATACGTTTCAGAGTGCTGAATGACGTTTAAGGCCGTGAATTGAATTTCCTCTGCTCATTAAGTAACCAGTAGGCTAGTTAAAATTGGCAGTGATCCCTTGGCTCCGAGTTTTTCTCACAAACCAAATTAGGGGATATGACCCATGGCCTAGTAGGCCTATATTCACTCTCGCTTATTCAGTACATTAATATTCTCTGATAAAAATTACAACATCAGAATCAGCGTCTTGAATGTTGGCTATAAATCACACGAGTGAAACATGTCCTGTGAAGTCAGTGAGCAGCGGGCCTGCTCATGTTTCCACATGTCTAGCTATAGGCCTGCGCACACATGGTAGCATCCTCATTTGTTCACCTAAAAATAGATCAAGACTACTGGACACATTTTTTCGAAACCCATGCATCTTGGTAGGCTACCTGATACTGAGATTCAAATCTCTGTAAATGGTGTTGCTCAAGGATAtataagagagagggaaagttGCTAGTGGCATTCACCAACGTCCGCCTTGGTTTTCACTCGCCTCAACGCAACTCAAAGGTGAGTGGGAAGTGCGCCCCGCAAAGGCCACGCTGACTGCAATTTACGCTGGGAGGAAAGGCACTTGAGACGAGGAGATCCTCTTGGACTATAACTGTAGACAGAAATGGATCAACATAGAATAAACTACACGGACCACAGGACGACCCAATCAGTGTGAAAAGGAGGCCCAATGTGCTCATTTCATTTCCAAGGATAAACCCCTGTGGATGATAACTGGGCTATTTTACCTTGTTTCTTTCAACcggatgagagaaaaagaaattgatGCTGTGTTTACCTAGCTGCATTGTGTAGCTATATGTGGCAGTGATTAATGTTGCCGTGATTTGGCCTCTCAGTGGGAGCATCCTCTAGGCCATTTAGTGCCATAGGCCTGAGTGGACATCCAGAGGCAAAGCGTAGCTCTTTATCCCACTAAAACAAATAGTTGCGGTGATGCTGCAGCAGCCTTTGCAAAACTAAAGCAATTCATTAGTTTCACCGTAATGGCTGTAAACTTTTGTATGTTTCTGCTTCGTTCCAACACAGTGAACTTTCCTTCTCTTGTCAAGCTAGATAATTAATAGCCTTCTTTAATCCTTTAAAGTTAATATCTGTCCACTGGTGCATGGTTTTAGGCTCAGCTTGATGATTTCAAAAACCCCTAGAACCCCTAAAACACTAGTTCATCATCAAACCCCCTAAATACCTCTCTAAAGTAAAGTCACTGTATCTTAGGCCCTCAGAGTATAGAATCTCCCAGATACAAATATCAGTAATTATTGCTTTAAAGGATATTTGCAATGCAATTGTATGATTACTGTATGGGATTTGTGATGCTTATACTCGCCTATTTTTCTCCCTCAGTCTAAAAAATGTCCTGTGCTGGTGTTGTTGATGCTGCTGCACTCAAAGCCGCTCTGGACGGCTGCGCAGGTGAGCTTTAGTATCTTTAATAAGTAAAttaaacactaaacacaaacttcatcctcatttttattatttacatattaTGAATTATCACTGTCAATGcaaatttaatttcttttttttttttgaaagcaaAGAACTCGGCTTACAATGTACTGAACTCTGTCATGTAAACTATCAACCACAGTTATCATATTAAATCAACACTGAAGTCCTGTGTGCCTATGTAATGCAGCCTGTCAGGGTGCTAATGGTTTTACAATATGTGTTCTAGCTGCTGACTCTTTCGACCACAAGACGTTCTTCAAGGCATGCGGCATGTCCGGCAAGTCCGCCGAAGAGGTAAAGAAGGCCTTCCTAATCATTGACCAAGACAACAGCGGCTTCattgaggaggaggagctgaagTAAGACACTCAAGCAATGCACACTTAAGCTTGTTGGTACATTTTGCCTTAACATCTCAAACATGAGTATGCTTTAAATGATACTCATTCTGCATAGTGATTTACAGTCAAACAATCTATGTAGCCTGAGATGTTCACAGTTTTAACGTTGCTGTTTTGTCCACCTGTCAGACTGTTCCTGCAGAACTTCTCTGCTAGTGCCAGAGCACTCACTGACAAGGAGACCAAGGCTTTCCTCGCCGCTGGTGATAGTGATGGTGATGGCAAGATCGGCATTGAAGGTATGAGTTCTTTAGCTCGTCGACACATTTTTTAATCTAGCAGAACACAGCAGAGATGTACATTACAAGATTGATTCTGATGCTTATTGGCAATCGACTCCGAATGAATCTGCATTACAATGTATTATTTAACATACATTAACATACTTCCAATATCTGCACAGACTCAAAGTCATGGTCAGAGATTGGGTCCAGTTAGtctagatcagtggttcccaaccgtTTTGGTGCGAGGTACCCCCACAGCATGTCAGATTAACTCACGTACCACTTCATCAATTCCCAATATATGTTTCAAATGTATATTATCATATATTATTAAAAATTCCACGTACGTGTAACTTACTTTGGCAACAAACTCCTTTTTGATGTATATAAAAGTGGTAAAAAAGTAATTTCTTCATACAATTGAATTTTCAATcatgttggttggttggtttggtcagcaatcaTACCAATATTAGCAAACCCCATAGGCATATATTAGCATATATctaatttcaatttttttttcaaattaattgATCTACTTTGTAATCTTTCCATGCACCCCCTGGGGTACACggacccctggttgggaatcactggtcTAGATCATACCACCATGATGACATAAGAATCTGAATACATTTTGTTCACTACTAATGGCAGTTTCATTCTACTTTCACAGAGTTTGCCCTGCTTGTAAAAGGATAAATATCCATTGACCAAGATCCACTTCTTTTCATGGAACAGCAAATGCCTTGCAAGATTCAGTGATCATCAGCTgaaagaatatttttttataccttATTTACATGGAACACATATTTTACTGTGAATGTTACTCAGATGTGTCAAATGTTCTGAAGAATGACTTGTGCAAACTGTCCAACACCATCTGCACTTTTGAGGACGAGTGAAAAACTAGGAATAAAAACTCTTTTGGTGTAAAGTCATCTCCTTCAGGTCAGTCGTCTTTGTACTGGTCAACTGTGGTGTATTCCCTAGCTGTGGTTATGTCAACACAATGGGTTGAGGAAGAAATGAGTTTCCACCTGCCAGGGATTTTGAATGCTCTAAAGGTGCAATTGAACTGACCTGCACTTGTTTTGATAAATGATAATGAGAAGGGAAGTATAGCTGAACTGGCAAAAACATTGGGAGAAGCCCTGGGGCTTTGCTCAGATAATT
It encodes:
- the LOC144530620 gene encoding parvalbumin beta-like — protein: MSCAGVVDAAALKAALDGCAAADSFDHKTFFKACGMSGKSAEEVKKAFLIIDQDNSGFIEEEELKLFLQNFSASARALTDKETKAFLAAGDSDGDGKIGIEEFALLVKG